A single genomic interval of Oryza sativa Japonica Group chromosome 7, ASM3414082v1 harbors:
- the LOC4342365 gene encoding uncharacterized protein isoform X4 has translation MNTKTEASKEGSGNIFGNELDEEFDAEKHNKEATTRTGFPKAALLLVDALKKNRACQKFIRRKMITIEAKIEENKDLRDRVKCLLDYQLSCRKAFGKILCQKEDPRVRLISSRKPCAQSTKNKDKKTPALFLGPADNPHVSKYKMVLKQLPMSLQKQPWSDVEKEKLAKGIKQQYQEALILNSINKGSSTGDFSAVDMAYALTNTAGNFEVTPESLRSVLPLINWDKIAAMYLPGRSGAECESRWLNFDDPLISHNAWTAREEKRLILTVQQQGMNNWINIAVTLGTHRTPFQCLVRYQRSLNHCILNKDWAEEEDLQLQAAVNTFGTNWQLVSASMDGRTGNQCSNRWRKTLNPERSRVGRWSLDEDKRLMVAVKLFGSGSWNKIAQFIPGRTQSQCNERWRNVLDPDIDLGEWRPEEDSILLASVDEFGPCWSKIAGAKIPHRTDNMCLRRWRKLCQDKLPSVKAAQQIKKSILQCNFVDRETERPAIGPSDLMPLVRSKVDGSDENTVSAKVRKPRKRSRIPCEDNVLPGDTSNSSPSMNLPLSESIDAEAAVNTTTANSKKKPSRSRSKKQTDENLAVCDVNNSSNCSSGARKRKRSITDKNQVVQKKMKGSISGDNEAVVETVGTISADNEVATKRKTGSTSVGEEGTTKKTTRGSLSGKGEVNKRMRGSISGVQKGATKQRMRGSVSTDNHGAVMKSKRAPSRKSAEENSKADSMANAAFGSDLPTVASEDRDANNGNVKNGRLKSMPRPKQINMTEGSADKFSTSTRLADCMSFGRINGSSRVARHLCVSVKPLSNMIQSNGPSDVSAKDPTSAETDPTSVENSNTA, from the exons ATGAACACAAAAACTGAGGCATCAAAGGAAGGGAGTGGCAATATTTTTGGAAATGAACTTGATGAAGAATTTGATGCGGAGAAGCACAATAAAGAGGCAACTACCAGAACTGGGTTTCCTAAAGCTGCCTTGTTGTTAGTGGATGCTCTTAAGAAGAACAGAGCATGCCAGAAGTTCATTAGAAGGAAGATGATTACCATTGAAGCAAAAATTGAAGAAAATAAGGATCTCAGGGATCGTGTAAAATGTCTTTTGGATTATCAATTAAGCTGCAGAAAAGCATTTGGCAAAATTTTGTGCCAAAAGGAGGATCCTCGTGTTAGATTGATCTCCTCTCGAAAGCCATGTGCACAATCAACGAAG AATAAAGATAAGAAGACACCTGCATTATTTCTTGGCCCTGCAGATAACCCTCATGTTTCAAAGTACAAAATGGTACTGAAGCAACTCCCTATGTCTCTTCAGAAGCAACCGTGGTCAGATGTTGAGAAAGAGAAACTTGCTAAAGGAATAAAGCAGCAATACCAAGAGGCATTGATTTTGAACTCGATCAATAAAGGAAG TTCCACCGGTGACTTCAGTGCTGTAGATATGGCATATGCACTGACGAATACTGCTGGCAATTTTGAGGTTACTCCCGAAAGTCTTAGATCGGTCCTGCCATTAATAAACTGGGACAAAATAGCTGCTATGTACCTGCCTGGTCGATCTGGTGCTGAATGTGAATCGAG GTGGCTAAACTTTGATGATCCATTGATTAGTCATAATGCCTGGACTGCTCGGGAGGAAAAAAGACTTATACTAACTGTTCAACAGCAAGGAATGAATAACTGGATTAACATTGCAGTTACATTGGGTACTCACAGGACACCTTTCCAGTGCCTTGTTCGTTATCAGCGAAGTCTTAATCACTGCATATTGAATAAGGACTGGGCTGAAGAAGAAGATCTTCAACTTCAAGCTGCTGTCAACACCTTTGGAACTAATTGGCAACTTGTATCAGCTAGTATGGATGGTCGCACTGGCAATCAGTGCTCTAacag GTGGAGAAAAACCTTAAACCCTGAAAGGTCAAGAGTGGGGAGATGGTCTCTTGATGAGGATAAACGCCTCATGGTAGCTGTGAAGTTGTTTGGGTCTGGCAGCTGGAATAAGATTGCTCAGTTCATTCCTGGTCGCACACAGAGTCAGTGCAATGAAAG GTGGCGCAATGTTCTTGATCCTGATATAGATCTTGGGGAATGGCGACCTGAAGAAGACTCCATACTATTGGCATCAGTCGATGAGTTTGGGCCTTGCTGGTCCAAGATTGCTGGGGCGAAGATTCCTCACCGTACTGACAATATGTGCTTGAG AAGATGGAGAAAGTTGTGTCAAGATAAATTGCCTTCAGTTAAGGCAGCTCAACAAATAAAGAAATCCATTCTTCAATGCAACTTTGTTGACAGAGAAACAGAGCGACCTGCCATTGGACCCAGTGACTTAATGCCACTTGTTCGCTCCAAAGTTGATGGAAGTGATGAGAACACTGTGAG TGCTAAAGTCAGGAAGCCCCGAAAACGTTCTAGAATACCATGTGAGGACAATGTACTCCCTGGTGACACATCAAATTCTTCACCTTCTATGAATCTACCTCTTTCTGAATCTATTGATGCTGAGGCTGCTGTAAACACAACCACAGCAAATTCAAAGAAGAAACCATCTAG AAGTAGATCGAAAAAGCAAACTGATGAAAATCTTGCTGTCTGTGATGTCAACAACTCTTCTAATTGTTCTAGTGGAGccaggaagagaaagagatcTATTACTGACAAAAATCAAGTTGTGCAAAAGAAAATGAAGGGGTCTATCTCTGGTGATAATGAGGCTGTCGTAGAGACAGTGGGCACTATCAGTGCTGATAATGAGGTAGCCACGAAACGGAAGACTGGCTCTACATCTGTTGGTGAAGAAGGCACAACCAAGAAGACAACGAGGGGCTCTCTCTCTGGTAAAGGAGAAGTCAACAAGAGAATGAGGGGCTCTATCTCTGGTGTTCAGAAGGGAGCAACCAAACAAAGAATGAGGGGTTCAGTCTCTACTGATAATCATGGTGCTGTAATGAAAAGCAAGAGAGCACCATCAAG GAAATCAGCCGAAGAGAACTCAAAAGCTGATAGCATGGCTAATGCAGCCTTTGGGTCGGACCTTCCAACTGTGGCTTCTGAAGATAGAGATGCTAATAATGGAAATGTGAAAAATGGGAGACTCAAGTCAATGCCGAG ACCCAAGCAGATAAACATGACTGAGGGATCTGCAGACAAATTTTCCACATCCACGCGGCTTGCTGATTGCATGTCATTCGGCCGAATCAATGGATCCAGCAGGGTTGCAAGACACTTATGTGTGAG TGTCAAGCCGTTAAGCAACATGATCCAATCAAATGGACCTTCTGATGTGTCAGCTAAGGATCCCACTTCTGCTGAAACAGATCCCACTTCTGTTGAGAATAGCAACACCGCTTGA